A region from the Kineothrix sp. IPX-CK genome encodes:
- a CDS encoding ABC transporter ATP-binding protein, translating into MTPIIEFKDYTFKYRSQVEPTLRDINLKIYPGEKVLIVGPSGSGKSTIVHCINGLVPFSFAGDITGTLSVKGEDPAKLGVFGMSKIAGTVLQDTNGQFVGLTVAEDIAFALENDMVLQEEMFERVEEAAQVVDVETLLTHAPWELSGGQKQRVSMAGVMVDDVEILLFDEPLANLDPATGKKAIDLIDRISRERNTTILIIEHRLEDVLYRDADRIVVVGDGRIVADLKPDELLSRDILMEQGIREPLYIAAMKHAGCRITEESRPQHIETMVLDAYKERVKEWFRTSEYEKGKRAEESVLTVKDLYFSYVEGKQVLQHIHFDIHKGEMVSIVGKNGAGKSTLAGIICGFMKPTRGSILLNGQDMEGLSVKERGEKIGLVMQSPGQMISKPMIYDEVSLGLTVRGVPEEEVKERVYRTLKICGLYPFRNWPISALSYGQKKRVTIASILVMNPEVIILDEPTAGQDYRHYTEIMEFLKEINESYGITIIMITHDMHLMLEYTDRAIVIADGHLLADDTPANVLTDGGIADRAYLKKTSLYDLAIRCGVENTSEFAERFIHYERAMREEDK; encoded by the coding sequence ATGACACCGATTATCGAATTTAAGGACTATACATTTAAATATCGATCACAGGTAGAACCTACTCTCCGGGATATCAATTTAAAGATTTATCCCGGAGAAAAGGTCTTGATTGTGGGACCATCCGGTTCGGGCAAATCGACGATTGTCCACTGCATCAACGGTTTGGTTCCATTTTCATTTGCCGGCGATATCACGGGCACGCTGAGCGTCAAGGGGGAGGACCCCGCGAAGCTGGGCGTATTTGGAATGTCCAAAATTGCAGGGACCGTATTGCAGGATACCAACGGACAGTTTGTTGGTCTGACGGTAGCCGAGGATATCGCATTCGCCCTGGAGAACGATATGGTGCTTCAGGAGGAAATGTTCGAACGGGTAGAAGAGGCAGCGCAGGTGGTGGATGTGGAGACACTGCTCACCCATGCGCCGTGGGAGCTGTCAGGAGGACAGAAGCAAAGGGTTTCCATGGCAGGAGTCATGGTGGATGATGTGGAGATACTGCTGTTCGACGAACCCCTTGCCAATCTTGATCCGGCCACGGGAAAAAAAGCCATCGATTTGATCGACCGAATCAGCAGGGAAAGAAATACAACGATTTTAATTATCGAGCATCGTCTGGAGGATGTTCTGTACCGTGATGCGGACAGAATCGTGGTGGTAGGAGACGGCCGTATTGTGGCGGATTTGAAGCCTGATGAGCTGCTTTCCAGGGATATTCTCATGGAACAGGGAATCAGAGAGCCGCTTTATATCGCGGCGATGAAGCATGCGGGCTGTAGGATCACAGAGGAAAGCAGACCCCAGCATATAGAGACTATGGTTTTAGACGCTTATAAGGAGCGGGTAAAAGAGTGGTTTCGCACATCGGAGTATGAGAAGGGAAAAAGAGCGGAAGAAAGTGTGCTGACGGTTAAGGACTTGTATTTTTCCTATGTTGAGGGAAAGCAGGTGTTGCAGCATATTCATTTCGATATACATAAAGGTGAAATGGTAAGCATCGTGGGAAAGAACGGCGCGGGGAAATCTACGCTTGCGGGGATCATCTGCGGATTTATGAAGCCCACGAGAGGAAGCATTCTTTTGAACGGTCAGGATATGGAAGGCCTGTCGGTAAAGGAACGCGGGGAGAAGATCGGACTGGTAATGCAAAGCCCCGGTCAGATGATATCCAAGCCGATGATTTATGATGAGGTGTCATTAGGCCTTACGGTGCGTGGAGTGCCGGAGGAGGAAGTAAAGGAGAGGGTATACCGCACGCTAAAAATATGCGGACTGTATCCGTTTCGCAACTGGCCGATATCAGCGCTCAGCTACGGGCAGAAGAAGAGAGTGACCATTGCGTCTATTCTTGTTATGAACCCGGAGGTCATCATTTTAGACGAGCCTACGGCGGGTCAGGATTACAGGCATTATACGGAAATTATGGAATTTCTCAAGGAAATTAACGAAAGCTACGGCATCACGATTATCATGATCACTCATGACATGCACCTGATGCTGGAATATACGGATAGAGCTATTGTGATTGCGGACGGGCACCTTCTTGCGGACGACACTCCTGCCAATGTGCTTACGGACGGGGGGATAGCGGACAGAGCATATCTGAAAAAAACTTCTCTCTACGACCTTGCCATAAGGTGCGGCGTGGAGAATACTTCCGAATTCGCAGAACGTTTTATCCATTACGAAAGAGCTATGCGGGAGGAGGATAAATAG
- a CDS encoding energy-coupling factor transporter transmembrane component T: protein MARILTYEEKDTWIHRLSGVTKLIFFLLWTMASMLSYDTRVLLAMVFGSLIIYKMSKIQWRQVGTVFMFILFFLIFNLLAIFVFSPYEGVNIYGSRTDIVHMFGNYYLTKEQLFYEFNVMIKYVTIVPAVFMFIITTNPSEFAASLNRIGVSYNVSYAVAITLRYIPDVQDDFTQIKHAQEARGIEMSGKASLFGRIKNVASIIFPLIFTSMERIDVVSNAMELRGFGKHKKRTWYAGKKLKRADYIVIGVTVVIAAAALIITFHDGNRFYNPFVK from the coding sequence ATGGCCAGAATATTGACCTATGAAGAAAAGGATACGTGGATTCATAGACTTTCCGGCGTTACCAAGCTTATATTCTTCCTGTTGTGGACGATGGCAAGCATGCTGTCCTATGATACGAGGGTACTATTGGCGATGGTGTTTGGAAGTCTGATTATTTATAAGATGTCTAAGATTCAGTGGAGACAGGTAGGAACGGTTTTTATGTTCATCTTGTTTTTTCTCATCTTCAATTTGCTTGCCATTTTCGTTTTTTCACCTTATGAAGGAGTGAATATTTACGGCAGCAGGACGGATATTGTTCACATGTTCGGAAACTATTATCTGACAAAGGAGCAGCTTTTTTATGAATTCAATGTAATGATCAAATATGTTACGATCGTGCCGGCGGTATTTATGTTTATCATTACTACCAATCCCAGCGAATTCGCAGCCTCATTAAACCGTATTGGAGTCAGTTATAACGTAAGCTATGCGGTTGCTATTACCCTTCGGTACATACCTGATGTTCAGGACGACTTCACGCAGATAAAGCATGCGCAGGAGGCGAGAGGCATAGAGATGTCAGGAAAGGCATCCTTGTTCGGCAGGATAAAGAATGTTGCCTCCATTATATTTCCCCTTATCTTTACCAGTATGGAGCGTATCGACGTGGTGAGCAATGCCATGGAGCTGCGCGGTTTCGGAAAGCATAAGAAACGTACGTGGTATGCAGGGAAAAAGTTAAAAAGAGCTGATTATATCGTAATCGGTGTCACTGTGGTCATCGCAGCAGCGGCACTTATCATTACTTTTCACGATGGTAACCGTTTTTATAATCCCTTCGTGAAATAG
- the addA gene encoding helicase-exonuclease AddAB subunit AddA yields the protein MSVTYTKEQQEVIDTHGCNILVSAAAGSGKTAVLVERIVEMISDETKPVDIDRLLVVTFTNAAAAEMRERIGNAIAARLEAEPRNEHLQKQAALVHNAQITTIDSFCMFVIRNNFNDIGLDPGFRVADEGELKLLKKDVMAELLEQKFEKGDASFLHCVEYFSTGNHDRAIEEHILKLYQFAESYPWPEEWLLERKGDYEIGSLEELEEKGEGSWIDFCMEQIRSLTQDCVRKIEECILICEQPDGPYMYGEVLEREKQRLERLTLLTRYSEGYELFGGMVFDRLPSRKDDSVSGAKREIVQGIRKEIKEIWKDLCAKYFPVQPETVLKYMKGSSEAVVALVDLTLEYKEALDKKKRESNIIDFSDMEHLALSILIKRKDNGAAEITKTALDYRAFFTEILIDEYQDSNLVQELLLESVSGESERVFNRFMVGDVKQSIYKFRLARPEIFMKKYNDYKAGSDTERRIDLHKNFRSRREILDSVNYIFAQIMGKRLGGVEYDDKAALYPGAVYPDVEQDEEGISQNCTELLLIKKQESEAGKMSVRQREAYAVAKRIKELVGRFPVMDKESGTLRPARYQDIVILLRTNAGWDEDFKSVLKEEGIPSHVASKTGYFAAKEIQTLLQVLRILDNPWQDIPLFGVLKSYFGNFEEEEIAKIRAAFSDKKKKLYFCLKEFESEDAVLGEKVRSFLEFLEEYRDKTVYMPIHELMRDIAIETGYLHYVTALPGGEQRKANVETLLERASAFERTSYYGLFHFIRYMEQLEKYDVDYGEANILDENADVVRIMSIHKSKGLEFPICFVPGLAKRFNMMDTNGKMIADMDMGIGADYVDVESRLQSRTLRKNVIAEKMRLDNLGEELRVLYVALTRAREKLIMTGVVDKMESKLNALVPMRISKEPKLFYSELAGAGSYLDFILPAIVRHSAFDSIWKEFGYENITDISDVSRASARAELYAGDAQIRVRIIGDEELAEAEIKEQIQAEGARRRLYLSDRQLPVDEKLMTHMSEIFGYTYEHENLKDLYTKTTVSELKKEGQEEETDFAFHLYEEEQVIPYIPRFMQEEEALGGAGRGSAFHKVMELMDFAGGEGKISVEEQIEEMQRQGLLSKDYAAAVSVTAIEDFMNTGLAVRMAEAEKHGCLYREQPFVLGLPASELNEKFPSEELVLIQGIIDVYFEEDGDLVVADYKTDKVNVPGELVKRYEKQLDYYAKALEQLTGKRVKEKIIYSFGLRKEIMI from the coding sequence ATGAGCGTTACGTATACGAAGGAGCAGCAGGAGGTTATCGATACGCATGGATGCAATATATTAGTATCTGCGGCTGCCGGATCTGGAAAGACGGCTGTGCTTGTGGAGCGTATCGTGGAGATGATCAGCGACGAAACCAAGCCCGTGGATATCGACAGGCTTTTAGTGGTGACCTTTACTAACGCGGCTGCTGCCGAGATGCGGGAGAGAATCGGAAATGCCATAGCGGCGCGGCTGGAGGCAGAACCTCGGAACGAACATCTGCAGAAGCAGGCTGCGCTTGTTCATAATGCGCAGATCACTACCATCGATAGCTTCTGTATGTTTGTGATAAGGAATAATTTCAACGATATCGGGCTTGATCCCGGCTTTCGGGTGGCAGACGAGGGTGAGCTGAAGCTGTTGAAAAAGGATGTGATGGCTGAACTTTTGGAGCAGAAGTTCGAGAAGGGAGACGCATCCTTTCTGCACTGTGTGGAGTATTTCAGCACCGGTAATCATGATAGAGCCATCGAAGAGCACATTTTAAAGCTGTACCAATTTGCGGAAAGCTATCCCTGGCCTGAGGAATGGCTTCTTGAAAGAAAGGGCGACTATGAAATCGGCTCTCTGGAGGAGCTGGAAGAAAAAGGAGAAGGCTCTTGGATCGATTTTTGCATGGAGCAGATAAGGAGCTTGACGCAGGACTGCGTAAGGAAAATTGAGGAGTGTATTCTTATTTGTGAACAGCCGGACGGCCCTTATATGTACGGAGAGGTTTTGGAGAGGGAGAAGCAGCGGCTTGAACGGCTGACTTTGTTGACGCGCTATAGTGAAGGATACGAGCTTTTTGGAGGAATGGTTTTCGACAGGCTTCCTTCCAGGAAGGATGACAGCGTATCCGGTGCGAAGCGTGAAATCGTACAGGGGATACGGAAGGAAATCAAAGAGATATGGAAGGACCTGTGCGCCAAATATTTCCCGGTTCAGCCTGAGACAGTGCTTAAATATATGAAGGGAAGCAGCGAGGCTGTTGTGGCGCTGGTGGATTTGACGCTGGAATATAAGGAGGCTCTGGATAAGAAGAAGCGGGAAAGCAATATCATAGATTTTTCCGACATGGAGCACCTGGCGCTCTCTATCCTGATAAAAAGGAAAGACAATGGAGCAGCTGAGATAACGAAAACGGCTCTGGATTATCGTGCGTTCTTTACGGAAATACTGATTGACGAATATCAGGACAGCAATCTGGTTCAGGAACTTTTGCTGGAAAGCGTTTCGGGTGAGTCGGAGCGGGTGTTTAACCGATTTATGGTAGGCGATGTGAAACAGAGCATTTATAAGTTCCGTCTGGCGAGGCCGGAGATTTTTATGAAGAAGTACAATGATTATAAGGCCGGCTCGGATACGGAAAGGAGAATCGACCTGCATAAAAATTTCAGAAGCCGCAGGGAGATACTGGATAGCGTGAATTATATCTTCGCCCAGATTATGGGAAAGAGACTGGGCGGCGTGGAGTATGACGATAAGGCGGCGCTGTATCCGGGGGCGGTCTATCCCGATGTGGAACAGGATGAGGAGGGAATATCCCAAAACTGCACGGAGCTTCTGCTGATAAAAAAGCAGGAATCGGAGGCAGGCAAAATGTCCGTCCGTCAAAGAGAAGCCTACGCTGTGGCAAAGCGTATTAAAGAGCTGGTGGGACGCTTTCCGGTGATGGATAAGGAAAGCGGCACTCTGCGCCCTGCACGGTATCAGGATATTGTAATCCTGCTTCGCACCAATGCGGGCTGGGACGAGGACTTTAAGAGCGTGCTTAAGGAGGAGGGAATTCCCTCTCACGTGGCATCGAAGACGGGATATTTCGCGGCAAAGGAGATACAGACCTTGCTTCAGGTACTGAGAATCCTGGACAATCCTTGGCAGGACATTCCGCTGTTCGGTGTGCTGAAATCTTATTTCGGTAATTTCGAAGAGGAGGAGATCGCAAAGATACGGGCGGCCTTTTCCGATAAGAAGAAAAAGCTTTATTTTTGTTTAAAGGAATTCGAGTCTGAGGATGCAGTTCTTGGAGAAAAAGTAAGGAGCTTTCTTGAATTCCTGGAGGAATATAGAGACAAAACCGTATATATGCCTATTCATGAGCTGATGCGGGATATTGCCATAGAAACGGGCTATCTTCATTATGTAACGGCCCTGCCGGGAGGCGAGCAGCGTAAGGCTAATGTGGAAACGCTGTTAGAGCGTGCTTCGGCCTTCGAGAGGACCAGCTATTACGGTTTGTTTCATTTCATACGATATATGGAACAGCTTGAGAAATACGATGTGGATTATGGAGAAGCCAATATTTTGGATGAAAATGCGGATGTGGTGAGAATCATGAGTATCCATAAGAGCAAGGGACTGGAATTCCCCATTTGTTTTGTCCCCGGTCTGGCGAAGCGGTTCAATATGATGGATACAAACGGAAAAATGATTGCTGATATGGATATGGGAATCGGCGCAGATTACGTGGATGTAGAAAGCAGGCTGCAAAGCAGGACACTTCGAAAGAACGTCATAGCGGAAAAGATGCGTCTGGACAATCTGGGGGAGGAGCTGCGGGTACTCTATGTTGCGCTTACGAGAGCGAGGGAAAAATTGATAATGACCGGAGTAGTCGATAAAATGGAAAGCAAGTTGAATGCTCTTGTTCCCATGCGCATATCGAAGGAGCCCAAGCTTTTTTACAGCGAGCTTGCGGGAGCCGGAAGCTATCTCGATTTCATTTTGCCTGCGATTGTAAGACACTCCGCCTTTGATTCCATATGGAAAGAATTCGGATATGAAAATATCACAGACATCTCGGATGTTTCAAGGGCCTCAGCCAGAGCGGAACTGTATGCCGGTGATGCACAAATAAGAGTAAGGATTATCGGAGATGAAGAGCTGGCAGAGGCAGAAATAAAAGAGCAGATACAGGCGGAAGGAGCCAGGCGGAGACTATATCTTTCTGACAGACAGCTTCCCGTAGATGAAAAGTTAATGACACATATGTCAGAAATTTTTGGTTATACATATGAACACGAAAACCTAAAGGACCTATACACGAAGACTACGGTATCTGAGCTAAAAAAAGAGGGACAGGAGGAGGAAACGGACTTTGCGTTTCATCTGTACGAGGAGGAACAGGTGATTCCCTATATTCCCAGATTCATGCAGGAAGAGGAGGCTTTAGGCGGCGCCGGAAGAGGCAGCGCCTTCCATAAGGTAATGGAGCTTATGGATTTTGCAGGCGGAGAAGGGAAGATATCTGTGGAAGAACAGATTGAAGAGATGCAAAGGCAGGGACTTCTTAGCAAGGATTATGCCGCAGCGGTATCCGTTACAGCTATTGAGGACTTCATGAATACCGGTCTTGCTGTGCGTATGGCAGAGGCGGAGAAGCACGGCTGTCTGTACAGAGAACAGCCCTTTGTATTGGGCCTTCCGGCAAGTGAACTGAATGAAAAATTTCCGTCTGAGGAGCTGGTGCTCATTCAGGGAATCATCGACGTCTATTTCGAAGAGGACGGAGATCTGGTGGTGGCCGATTACAAGACGGATAAGGTGAATGTGCCGGGGGAGCTCGTAAAAAGGTACGAAAAACAGCTGGACTATTACGCAAAAGCATTGGAGCAGCTCACAGGAAAACGGGTAAAGGAAAAAATTATATATTCATTTGGACTTAGGAAAGAAATTATGATATGA
- a CDS encoding ECF-type riboflavin transporter substrate-binding protein, with product MKTSFGVKEVVAVGIGAALFVALTQVQIPLGIPNTYLQPRAALLAFLAAVFGPIVGAAVGLIGHAVGDMFFYGSAWWSWVFPEAVFGIIVGVFAKKYAIKEGGFGKKEIIHFNVVQVIANAAAWILVAPILDLIIYKEPANKVFLQGVAAWLGNVVIIAILGTLLAVGYSKVGAKSSSLTKED from the coding sequence ATGAAGACAAGTTTTGGTGTAAAAGAAGTGGTTGCAGTCGGTATTGGAGCAGCATTATTTGTCGCTTTGACTCAGGTACAGATTCCGCTTGGAATCCCGAATACATATTTGCAGCCGAGAGCTGCTCTTCTGGCATTTCTGGCAGCGGTGTTCGGGCCTATAGTAGGCGCAGCGGTAGGTCTTATCGGGCATGCTGTGGGAGACATGTTCTTCTACGGAAGCGCATGGTGGAGCTGGGTATTTCCCGAGGCAGTATTCGGAATTATCGTAGGTGTGTTCGCGAAGAAGTATGCTATCAAAGAAGGCGGATTCGGCAAAAAAGAAATCATCCATTTCAACGTGGTACAGGTTATAGCCAACGCAGCAGCGTGGATTCTGGTAGCCCCCATTTTGGATCTTATTATTTACAAAGAGCCCGCAAATAAAGTATTTTTGCAGGGTGTGGCAGCATGGCTCGGCAACGTGGTGATTATCGCGATTCTCGGTACGCTGCTGGCTGTGGGATATTCGAAGGTCGGCGCAAAGTCCTCCAGCTTAACGAAAGAGGACTAG
- a CDS encoding cupin domain-containing protein — MDINNIDSLAEEYLWEDSAGLQSKSLGEAAGSQKIYVNIDYVPPGAYSARYHSHSQQEEFFLILSGAGTLRLDGAEHRIKQGDFIAKPAGKDIAHTFYNSGEETLVILDAGTNESEDTCYYPDENMYMQKSNGIKRIFNGSQLDTSWYPNPNSDSN, encoded by the coding sequence ATGGATATTAACAATATAGATAGCTTAGCTGAAGAATATCTATGGGAAGATTCCGCAGGGCTCCAATCGAAGTCCTTAGGAGAGGCCGCTGGAAGTCAGAAGATTTATGTGAATATCGACTACGTTCCTCCGGGAGCATACAGCGCAAGATACCACAGCCATTCCCAACAGGAGGAATTCTTTCTGATTCTCTCGGGGGCGGGAACCCTTCGCTTAGACGGAGCGGAGCATCGCATAAAGCAGGGTGATTTTATAGCGAAGCCGGCGGGAAAGGACATTGCACATACCTTCTATAACTCCGGAGAGGAAACACTTGTCATCTTAGATGCCGGAACGAATGAAAGTGAAGATACATGCTACTATCCCGATGAAAATATGTATATGCAAAAATCCAACGGCATTAAACGCATTTTCAACGGCTCGCAGCTGGATACCTCATGGTATCCCAATCCGAATTCTGATTCAAATTAG
- a CDS encoding patatin family protein → MENVGIILEGGAMRSMFCAGVLDFFLDNDIQIPNVMAVSAGAYAGMNYVSGQRGRAVKAIIEPMEKEKYLGFSTFFKKGTFFDMDLLFDEIPKRRVPFDFEAFTASAKRFITSTVNCVTGESVYHEKFVDEDDFLRICRAANSLPFIGKVTHIDGIPMLDGGMADAIPIGKALEEGWKKVIVVVTRNTKYRKKQRYFYLAMIRLLYRKYPKFVHLVAGRAARYNQSLDMLEHMEKEGRAFVLRPSDDIYLINNETDASRLKEYYRHGYEVAEEKKTELKDFLAE, encoded by the coding sequence TTGGAAAATGTAGGAATTATATTGGAAGGAGGGGCCATGCGCAGCATGTTTTGTGCAGGTGTGCTGGATTTTTTTCTGGACAATGATATACAGATTCCCAATGTAATGGCAGTATCGGCTGGCGCGTACGCCGGTATGAATTATGTGTCGGGACAGAGAGGGCGCGCAGTGAAAGCTATTATCGAGCCGATGGAGAAAGAGAAATATCTTGGATTTTCCACCTTTTTTAAAAAGGGTACTTTTTTTGATATGGATTTGTTGTTCGATGAGATTCCGAAACGGAGAGTGCCTTTTGATTTTGAGGCGTTTACCGCTTCTGCAAAGAGATTTATTACCAGTACGGTAAATTGTGTGACGGGAGAATCCGTTTATCATGAGAAATTCGTTGATGAGGACGATTTCCTGAGAATATGCAGGGCTGCTAATTCGCTGCCGTTTATCGGGAAAGTGACCCATATTGACGGGATTCCCATGTTAGATGGCGGTATGGCTGATGCGATTCCGATCGGGAAGGCGTTAGAAGAGGGATGGAAGAAGGTGATCGTAGTCGTCACTAGGAATACGAAATATCGTAAAAAACAGAGATATTTCTACCTTGCCATGATTAGGCTCTTGTATCGTAAGTATCCCAAATTCGTTCATCTGGTGGCCGGAAGGGCGGCCAGATACAATCAATCCCTCGATATGCTGGAGCATATGGAGAAGGAAGGGCGGGCTTTTGTGCTGCGTCCCTCGGACGACATCTATCTGATTAACAACGAGACGGATGCATCGCGGCTTAAGGAATATTACAGGCATGGATATGAAGTGGCGGAGGAAAAAAAGACAGAATTGAAGGACTTTTTGGCTGAGTAA
- a CDS encoding energy-coupled thiamine transporter ThiT encodes MSFFAKEVVDQEWGNYFELTGAGYGVLVAVMLAILLVASFISGKDGNKRFSTRQLVFSAMAMALAMVTSMLKVVDMPMGGSVTFFSMLFICLIGYWFGLRGGLMAAIAYGFLQLIVDPYIISIPQMLTDYIFAFGALGLSGVFSNAKHGLIKGYLLGVLGRYFFTFLSGMIFFGSYASAYNMAAPVYSLVYNGAYIGLETLFTLVLIAIPPVNKGLARVKVMAVGEGS; translated from the coding sequence ATGTCATTTTTTGCAAAGGAAGTAGTGGATCAAGAGTGGGGAAATTATTTCGAACTCACGGGAGCTGGCTATGGAGTGTTGGTAGCCGTTATGCTGGCAATTCTGCTGGTGGCAAGTTTTATTTCAGGTAAGGATGGGAACAAAAGGTTCAGCACGAGGCAGCTGGTGTTTTCCGCTATGGCTATGGCACTGGCTATGGTAACGTCGATGCTTAAAGTAGTAGATATGCCTATGGGAGGTTCGGTTACTTTCTTCAGCATGCTGTTCATCTGCCTGATTGGCTACTGGTTCGGCCTTAGGGGAGGACTGATGGCGGCTATCGCATATGGTTTTTTACAGCTTATTGTAGATCCGTATATTATCAGTATTCCTCAGATGCTGACCGATTATATTTTTGCTTTTGGGGCGCTGGGTCTTTCGGGAGTCTTTTCCAATGCGAAGCATGGATTGATAAAGGGATATTTACTGGGTGTGCTTGGGCGGTATTTCTTTACCTTTTTGTCAGGGATGATATTCTTTGGAAGCTATGCTTCGGCTTATAATATGGCAGCGCCGGTTTATTCGTTAGTGTATAATGGAGCTTATATTGGATTGGAGACGTTGTTTACGTTGGTGCTTATTGCTATTCCGCCGGTTAATAAGGGACTTGCCAGAGTGAAAGTGATGGCGGTTGGGGAAGGTTCATAA